One Nicotiana tomentosiformis chromosome 4, ASM39032v3, whole genome shotgun sequence genomic window carries:
- the LOC138909735 gene encoding uncharacterized protein, whose amino-acid sequence MHKTLHVMHATETEAVELASYHLKEVAYSWFELWKESPEEGSPPTRWGEFADASIDHFLLAETKAARAAKFENLRQGILSVWDYHMRFAYVSKYAIYMLPPMEARVRRFVQGLSPLVINENATTALNSDMNYGKMVTFAQAT is encoded by the coding sequence atgcacaagactctccatgttatgcatgctactgagacagaggcagtggaattggcctcctaccacctgaaagaggtggcatattcttggttcgAACTATGGAAGGAGTCCcctgaagaagggagccctccgacgaggtggggtgagtttgccgatgcatccattgatcatttcttgcttgCTGAGACTAAGGCAGCTCGTGCTGCTAAGTTTGAGAACCTGAGACAAGGTatcctgagtgtgtgggattatcatatgagattcgcgtacgtgtctaagtatgctatttacatgttgccccctatggaggctagagtgcgacGCTTTGTGCAgggacttagtcccttggtaattaatgagaaCGCTACAacagccttgaattctgatatgaactatggaaagatggtgacattcgctcaagccacataG